A region of Hoplias malabaricus isolate fHopMal1 chromosome 12, fHopMal1.hap1, whole genome shotgun sequence DNA encodes the following proteins:
- the si:ch211-140m22.7 gene encoding fibrous sheath CABYR-binding protein isoform X3, which yields MFSLCLRGFPPGAPLSSHAPKTHVEKSAPKTYFDIGKLVQHKSYVEFPKKTAATTMAAAAEVTPAVATPASEPVAEAAAAVHAPAVEASAAVAEVVMAPTAESAATVMETAPVAEPVVQVAATTSVFEIAPPTPVAEEAFEATATKVEVSTSTADAAAPPAPELVAEEAPLAFEPVAEAAPLAFEPVAEAAPPAVEAVAEAAPPAVEPVAEAAPPAVEPVAEAAPPAVEAVAEAAPLAVEPVAEAAPLAVEPVAEAAPLAVEPVAEAAPPAAEPVAEAAPPAAEPVAEAAPPAVEPVAEAAPPAVEPVAEVSPPAAEPVAEAAPPAVEPVSEAAPAAPEPVAEAAPPVAEAAPPVAEAAPPAAEPVTEAAPPAAEPVAEAAPLEDAPEAAEGEPEAVAEAVVEAVIEAAAEVVTEVIAETVPTEAIAEVVEAMAEAVAEVVVEAAAEAVSEAAPTDEQVDGAAVIADAAEAPIEVVEAPEAGLDPIQKLFLDAIHEYSSHSRSTGGLPDAGPEYQKALAEEIAKLQRLYGGGDLTSFPEFNFPEPKLDEVSTK from the exons atgttctccctgtgtctgcgtgggtttcctccgggtgctccgctttcctcccacgctccaaaaacacacgttg AAAAGTCAGCTCCAAAAACATACTTTGATATAGGAAAACTTGTCCAACACAAATCCTATGTGGAATTCCCCAAGAAGACTGCAGCTACCACCATGGCTGCTGCTGCAGAAGTTACACCTGCTGTTGCCACCCCAGCGTCTGAGCCAGTTGCCGAAGCTGCTGCAGCAGTACACGCTCCAGCTGTTGAAGCATCTGCTGCCGTTGCTGAAGTTGTCATGGCCCCTACAGCTGAATCTGCAGCTACGGTAATGGAAACTGCGCCTGTTGCAGAACCAGTTGTCCAAGTTGCTGCCACTACATCTGTTTTTGAAATTGCCCCTCCTACACCTGTAGCAGAAGAGGCATTTGAAGCAACTGCAACTAAAGTTGAAGTGAGTACCTCTACAGCTGATGCTGCAGCTCCTCCTGCTCCTGAACTTGTAGCCGAAGAAGCTCCTCTTGCATTTGAACCTGTAGCCGAAGCAGCTCCTCTTGCATTTGAACCTGTAGCCGAAGCAGCTCCTCCTGCAGTTGAAGCTGTAGCCGAAGCAGCTCCTCCTGCAGTTGAACCTGTAGCCGAAGCAGCTCCTCCTGCAGTTGAACCTGTAGCCGAAGCAGCTCCTCCTGCAGTTGAAGCTGTAGCCGAAGCAGCTCCTCTTGCAGTTGAACCTGTAGCCGAAGCAGCTCCTCTTGCAGTTGAACCTGTAGCCGAAGCAGCTCCTCTTGCAGTTGAACCTGTAGCCGAAGCAGCTCCTCCTGCAGCTGAACCTGTAGCCGAAGCAGCTCCTCCTGCAGCTGAACCTGTAGCCGAAGCAGCTCCTCCTGCAGTTGAACCTGTAGCCGAAGCAGCTCCTCCTGCAGTTGAACCTGTAGCCGAAGTATCTCCTCCTGCAGCTGAACCTGTAGCGGAAGCAGCTCCTCCTGCAGTTGAACCGGTATCCGAAGCAGCTCCTGCTGCACCAGAACCTGTAGCCGAAGCAGCTCCACCTGTAGCCGAAGCAGCTCCACCTGTAGCTGAAGCAGCTCCTCCTGCGGCTGAACCTGTAACCGAAGCAGCTCCTCCTGCAGCTGAACCTGTAGCTGAAGCAGCTCCTTTAGAAGATGCCCCTGAAGCTGCAGAAGGGGAGCCTGAAGCAGTTGCAGAGGCAGTGGTTGAGGCAGTTATAGAAGCTGCTGCTGAAGTGGTAACTGAAGTCATAGCTGAAACTGTACCCACTGAGGCCATTGCAGAAGTGGTGGAGGCCATGGCTGAAGCTGTAGCTGAAGTTGTTGTTGAAGCTGCGGCTGAAGCTGTGTCTGAAGCAGCTCCTACAGACGAGCAGGTAGACGGGGCAGCCGTGATCGCAGATGCTGCCGAAGCTCCTATTGAAGTTGTGGAAGCGCCTGAGG CTGGTTTGGACCCCATTCAGAAACTCTTCCTGGATGCTATCCATGAATATTCCTCGCACAGCCG aTCCACTGGTGGTTTACCTGATGCAGGGCCTGAGTATCAGAAAGCCCTGGCAGAAGAAATTGCCAAACTACAGCGGCTGTACGGCGGTGGGGACCTGACTTCCTTCCCAGAGTTCAATTTCCCTG agCCCAAACTGGATGAAGTGTCTACAAAGTAA
- the si:ch211-140m22.7 gene encoding fibrous sheath CABYR-binding protein isoform X1, with protein MSSKMASFLRLGRLGSLKALHLESCGALRRAPAVAFSSKSVNTKKPKKSNKGFLRVTVCEECGMFSLCLRGFPPGAPLSSHAPKTHVEKSAPKTYFDIGKLVQHKSYVEFPKKTAATTMAAAAEVTPAVATPASEPVAEAAAAVHAPAVEASAAVAEVVMAPTAESAATVMETAPVAEPVVQVAATTSVFEIAPPTPVAEEAFEATATKVEVSTSTADAAAPPAPELVAEEAPLAFEPVAEAAPLAFEPVAEAAPPAVEAVAEAAPPAVEPVAEAAPPAVEPVAEAAPPAVEAVAEAAPLAVEPVAEAAPLAVEPVAEAAPLAVEPVAEAAPPAAEPVAEAAPPAAEPVAEAAPPAVEPVAEAAPPAVEPVAEVSPPAAEPVAEAAPPAVEPVSEAAPAAPEPVAEAAPPVAEAAPPVAEAAPPAAEPVTEAAPPAAEPVAEAAPLEDAPEAAEGEPEAVAEAVVEAVIEAAAEVVTEVIAETVPTEAIAEVVEAMAEAVAEVVVEAAAEAVSEAAPTDEQVDGAAVIADAAEAPIEVVEAPEAGLDPIQKLFLDAIHEYSSHSRSTGGLPDAGPEYQKALAEEIAKLQRLYGGGDLTSFPEFNFPEPKLDEVSTK; from the exons GCTCTGCATTTAGAGAGTTGTGGTGCACTGAGGAGAGCTCCAGCCGTTGCGTTCAGTTCAAAATCTGTTAACACCAAGAAGCCCAAAAAGTCCAACAAAG gtttcctccgggtgactgtctgtgaggagtgtggtatgttctccctgtgtctgcgtgggtttcctccgggtgctccgctttcctcccacgctccaaaaacacacgttg AAAAGTCAGCTCCAAAAACATACTTTGATATAGGAAAACTTGTCCAACACAAATCCTATGTGGAATTCCCCAAGAAGACTGCAGCTACCACCATGGCTGCTGCTGCAGAAGTTACACCTGCTGTTGCCACCCCAGCGTCTGAGCCAGTTGCCGAAGCTGCTGCAGCAGTACACGCTCCAGCTGTTGAAGCATCTGCTGCCGTTGCTGAAGTTGTCATGGCCCCTACAGCTGAATCTGCAGCTACGGTAATGGAAACTGCGCCTGTTGCAGAACCAGTTGTCCAAGTTGCTGCCACTACATCTGTTTTTGAAATTGCCCCTCCTACACCTGTAGCAGAAGAGGCATTTGAAGCAACTGCAACTAAAGTTGAAGTGAGTACCTCTACAGCTGATGCTGCAGCTCCTCCTGCTCCTGAACTTGTAGCCGAAGAAGCTCCTCTTGCATTTGAACCTGTAGCCGAAGCAGCTCCTCTTGCATTTGAACCTGTAGCCGAAGCAGCTCCTCCTGCAGTTGAAGCTGTAGCCGAAGCAGCTCCTCCTGCAGTTGAACCTGTAGCCGAAGCAGCTCCTCCTGCAGTTGAACCTGTAGCCGAAGCAGCTCCTCCTGCAGTTGAAGCTGTAGCCGAAGCAGCTCCTCTTGCAGTTGAACCTGTAGCCGAAGCAGCTCCTCTTGCAGTTGAACCTGTAGCCGAAGCAGCTCCTCTTGCAGTTGAACCTGTAGCCGAAGCAGCTCCTCCTGCAGCTGAACCTGTAGCCGAAGCAGCTCCTCCTGCAGCTGAACCTGTAGCCGAAGCAGCTCCTCCTGCAGTTGAACCTGTAGCCGAAGCAGCTCCTCCTGCAGTTGAACCTGTAGCCGAAGTATCTCCTCCTGCAGCTGAACCTGTAGCGGAAGCAGCTCCTCCTGCAGTTGAACCGGTATCCGAAGCAGCTCCTGCTGCACCAGAACCTGTAGCCGAAGCAGCTCCACCTGTAGCCGAAGCAGCTCCACCTGTAGCTGAAGCAGCTCCTCCTGCGGCTGAACCTGTAACCGAAGCAGCTCCTCCTGCAGCTGAACCTGTAGCTGAAGCAGCTCCTTTAGAAGATGCCCCTGAAGCTGCAGAAGGGGAGCCTGAAGCAGTTGCAGAGGCAGTGGTTGAGGCAGTTATAGAAGCTGCTGCTGAAGTGGTAACTGAAGTCATAGCTGAAACTGTACCCACTGAGGCCATTGCAGAAGTGGTGGAGGCCATGGCTGAAGCTGTAGCTGAAGTTGTTGTTGAAGCTGCGGCTGAAGCTGTGTCTGAAGCAGCTCCTACAGACGAGCAGGTAGACGGGGCAGCCGTGATCGCAGATGCTGCCGAAGCTCCTATTGAAGTTGTGGAAGCGCCTGAGG CTGGTTTGGACCCCATTCAGAAACTCTTCCTGGATGCTATCCATGAATATTCCTCGCACAGCCG aTCCACTGGTGGTTTACCTGATGCAGGGCCTGAGTATCAGAAAGCCCTGGCAGAAGAAATTGCCAAACTACAGCGGCTGTACGGCGGTGGGGACCTGACTTCCTTCCCAGAGTTCAATTTCCCTG agCCCAAACTGGATGAAGTGTCTACAAAGTAA
- the si:ch211-140m22.7 gene encoding fibrous sheath CABYR-binding protein isoform X2: MSSKMASFLRLGRLGSLKALHLESCGALRRAPAVAFSSKSVNTKKPKKSNKEKSAPKTYFDIGKLVQHKSYVEFPKKTAATTMAAAAEVTPAVATPASEPVAEAAAAVHAPAVEASAAVAEVVMAPTAESAATVMETAPVAEPVVQVAATTSVFEIAPPTPVAEEAFEATATKVEVSTSTADAAAPPAPELVAEEAPLAFEPVAEAAPLAFEPVAEAAPPAVEAVAEAAPPAVEPVAEAAPPAVEPVAEAAPPAVEAVAEAAPLAVEPVAEAAPLAVEPVAEAAPLAVEPVAEAAPPAAEPVAEAAPPAAEPVAEAAPPAVEPVAEAAPPAVEPVAEVSPPAAEPVAEAAPPAVEPVSEAAPAAPEPVAEAAPPVAEAAPPVAEAAPPAAEPVTEAAPPAAEPVAEAAPLEDAPEAAEGEPEAVAEAVVEAVIEAAAEVVTEVIAETVPTEAIAEVVEAMAEAVAEVVVEAAAEAVSEAAPTDEQVDGAAVIADAAEAPIEVVEAPEAGLDPIQKLFLDAIHEYSSHSRSTGGLPDAGPEYQKALAEEIAKLQRLYGGGDLTSFPEFNFPEPKLDEVSTK, translated from the exons GCTCTGCATTTAGAGAGTTGTGGTGCACTGAGGAGAGCTCCAGCCGTTGCGTTCAGTTCAAAATCTGTTAACACCAAGAAGCCCAAAAAGTCCAACAAAG AAAAGTCAGCTCCAAAAACATACTTTGATATAGGAAAACTTGTCCAACACAAATCCTATGTGGAATTCCCCAAGAAGACTGCAGCTACCACCATGGCTGCTGCTGCAGAAGTTACACCTGCTGTTGCCACCCCAGCGTCTGAGCCAGTTGCCGAAGCTGCTGCAGCAGTACACGCTCCAGCTGTTGAAGCATCTGCTGCCGTTGCTGAAGTTGTCATGGCCCCTACAGCTGAATCTGCAGCTACGGTAATGGAAACTGCGCCTGTTGCAGAACCAGTTGTCCAAGTTGCTGCCACTACATCTGTTTTTGAAATTGCCCCTCCTACACCTGTAGCAGAAGAGGCATTTGAAGCAACTGCAACTAAAGTTGAAGTGAGTACCTCTACAGCTGATGCTGCAGCTCCTCCTGCTCCTGAACTTGTAGCCGAAGAAGCTCCTCTTGCATTTGAACCTGTAGCCGAAGCAGCTCCTCTTGCATTTGAACCTGTAGCCGAAGCAGCTCCTCCTGCAGTTGAAGCTGTAGCCGAAGCAGCTCCTCCTGCAGTTGAACCTGTAGCCGAAGCAGCTCCTCCTGCAGTTGAACCTGTAGCCGAAGCAGCTCCTCCTGCAGTTGAAGCTGTAGCCGAAGCAGCTCCTCTTGCAGTTGAACCTGTAGCCGAAGCAGCTCCTCTTGCAGTTGAACCTGTAGCCGAAGCAGCTCCTCTTGCAGTTGAACCTGTAGCCGAAGCAGCTCCTCCTGCAGCTGAACCTGTAGCCGAAGCAGCTCCTCCTGCAGCTGAACCTGTAGCCGAAGCAGCTCCTCCTGCAGTTGAACCTGTAGCCGAAGCAGCTCCTCCTGCAGTTGAACCTGTAGCCGAAGTATCTCCTCCTGCAGCTGAACCTGTAGCGGAAGCAGCTCCTCCTGCAGTTGAACCGGTATCCGAAGCAGCTCCTGCTGCACCAGAACCTGTAGCCGAAGCAGCTCCACCTGTAGCCGAAGCAGCTCCACCTGTAGCTGAAGCAGCTCCTCCTGCGGCTGAACCTGTAACCGAAGCAGCTCCTCCTGCAGCTGAACCTGTAGCTGAAGCAGCTCCTTTAGAAGATGCCCCTGAAGCTGCAGAAGGGGAGCCTGAAGCAGTTGCAGAGGCAGTGGTTGAGGCAGTTATAGAAGCTGCTGCTGAAGTGGTAACTGAAGTCATAGCTGAAACTGTACCCACTGAGGCCATTGCAGAAGTGGTGGAGGCCATGGCTGAAGCTGTAGCTGAAGTTGTTGTTGAAGCTGCGGCTGAAGCTGTGTCTGAAGCAGCTCCTACAGACGAGCAGGTAGACGGGGCAGCCGTGATCGCAGATGCTGCCGAAGCTCCTATTGAAGTTGTGGAAGCGCCTGAGG CTGGTTTGGACCCCATTCAGAAACTCTTCCTGGATGCTATCCATGAATATTCCTCGCACAGCCG aTCCACTGGTGGTTTACCTGATGCAGGGCCTGAGTATCAGAAAGCCCTGGCAGAAGAAATTGCCAAACTACAGCGGCTGTACGGCGGTGGGGACCTGACTTCCTTCCCAGAGTTCAATTTCCCTG agCCCAAACTGGATGAAGTGTCTACAAAGTAA